Proteins found in one Exiguobacterium sp. 9-2 genomic segment:
- a CDS encoding LysR family transcriptional regulator: MDLRQYRYFCAVVEEQSVTRAAERLRMAQPALTQQIRRMEEELSVRLIERAGRGIRITPSGNRLYERAVSLLQFEQETRMELSDIEAGRTGILRIGVNTLSASRLVDWIEQMKRRHPGIILQVHQGESSALIERLKERSLDAALVRLPIDAQGVSIEWMEEEPFHQVWHPDHPTADLIIPSQEGLGVFQTLSQRLGVVSQETCSDVLTLIGLVRKGKAVTVLPESTLRELDTAGLHQTYLSGAASTTAFVWLTETGPTTLTKQFIEIMQETAK; this comes from the coding sequence ATGGATTTACGTCAGTACCGCTATTTTTGTGCGGTCGTCGAGGAACAATCTGTCACACGAGCAGCGGAGCGCTTAAGAATGGCACAACCTGCCTTGACGCAACAAATCCGACGAATGGAAGAAGAGTTAAGCGTTCGTCTAATCGAGCGGGCAGGGCGCGGAATCCGGATCACACCAAGCGGCAACCGCTTATATGAAAGGGCGGTTTCCTTGCTACAGTTTGAGCAGGAGACACGAATGGAATTAAGCGACATTGAAGCCGGACGAACAGGAATTTTGCGGATTGGTGTCAACACGTTATCAGCCAGTCGGCTTGTTGACTGGATCGAACAGATGAAACGACGACATCCTGGTATTATCTTACAAGTCCACCAAGGAGAATCGAGTGCGCTCATCGAACGGTTAAAAGAGCGGTCGCTTGATGCAGCGTTGGTCCGTCTGCCGATTGATGCGCAAGGCGTCTCGATTGAATGGATGGAGGAAGAACCGTTTCATCAAGTCTGGCACCCTGATCATCCGACAGCGGATCTCATCATTCCAAGTCAGGAAGGACTTGGTGTTTTTCAGACATTAAGTCAACGGCTTGGTGTCGTATCGCAAGAGACGTGTTCTGACGTCTTGACGCTAATCGGACTCGTTCGGAAGGGGAAGGCTGTGACCGTATTGCCGGAGAGTACGTTGCGGGAACTGGACACGGCAGGACTGCATCAGACATACCTGTCAGGTGCCGCGAGTACGACAGCCTTTGTCTGGTTGACGGAGACGGGACCGACGACACTGACGAAACAATTCATTGAAATCATGCAAGAAACAGCAAAATAA
- the acnA gene encoding aconitate hydratase AcnA yields the protein MKQTDVSQDVFGARRSFEANGKNYQYYSLEKLEELGLTEVKRLPYSIRVLLESVLRQQDGRSITREHVENLAKWGTAQVSNDVDVPFKPSRVILQDFTGVPTVVDLASLRKAMQDLGGDPSVINPEVPVDLVVDHSVQVDAYGFAGALAENMDLEFERNEERYKLLRWATSAFDNYRAVPPATGIVHQVNLEYLASVVLEKETADGTVDVYPDTLVGTDSHTTMINGLGVLGWGVGGIEAEAGMLGQPSFFPVPEVIGVRITGEMHPGTTATDVALRVTEMLRQENVVGKFVEFFGPSLHLMSLSDRATIANMAPEYGATCGFFPVDTETLTYLRLTGRDEALIEKVENYSKANGLFYTPQNEDPTFTKTVELDLSTIVPALAGPKRPQDRIDLTDVHTSFKKALTAPQGNAGFGLAEEEANKVAVVQFEDEAVEMRTGDVAIAAITSCTNTSNPYVMIGAGLVAKKAIELGLSVPKYVKTSLAPGSKVVTDYLEKSGLQTYLDELGFNTVGYGCTTCIGNSGPLDRAVEDAILGSDLLVSSVLSGNRNFEGRVHPLVKANYLASPPLVVAYALAGTVDVDIMNASLGTGKDGQEVFFADIWPSRDEIQTIINTVVTPESFRAEYDSVFTGNERWNNLDVPTGDQYDFDGESTYIQNPPFFENLAKEAGQVEALNGLRVFGKFADSVTTDHISPAGSFSKTTPAGQYLVNKGVAPKDFNSYGSRRGNHEIMMRGTFANIRIRNQVAPGTEGGFTTYWPTGETMAMYDAAMKYKEDGTGLVILAGKDYGMGSSRDWAAKGTNLLGVKAVIAESFERIHRSNLVMMGVLPLQYVAGTTAETLGLTGEEAISIAIDESVRPRDIVKVTATAADGKVTEFEAIARFDSEVDIDYYRHGGILPMVLRERLQQA from the coding sequence ATGAAGCAAACAGATGTGTCGCAAGATGTCTTTGGCGCACGCCGTTCGTTTGAAGCAAACGGTAAGAATTATCAGTACTACAGTCTTGAAAAATTGGAAGAACTCGGATTGACGGAAGTCAAACGCCTTCCATATTCGATTCGTGTCCTACTCGAGTCAGTACTTCGTCAACAAGATGGTCGTTCGATCACACGTGAACACGTCGAGAACTTGGCGAAATGGGGAACAGCTCAAGTTTCGAATGATGTCGACGTTCCGTTCAAACCGTCACGCGTCATCCTTCAAGACTTCACAGGTGTTCCAACGGTCGTTGACCTCGCATCACTTCGTAAAGCGATGCAAGATCTCGGTGGAGACCCATCGGTCATCAACCCAGAAGTACCAGTAGACCTCGTCGTTGACCACTCGGTTCAAGTCGATGCCTACGGTTTTGCTGGTGCACTTGCAGAAAACATGGATCTCGAATTCGAGCGTAACGAAGAGCGTTACAAATTGCTTCGCTGGGCAACGTCAGCATTTGACAACTACCGTGCCGTACCACCAGCAACAGGAATCGTTCACCAAGTCAACCTCGAGTACTTGGCATCTGTCGTCCTTGAAAAGGAAACAGCAGACGGTACAGTTGATGTCTATCCGGACACACTCGTCGGAACAGACTCACACACGACGATGATCAACGGTCTCGGCGTCCTCGGTTGGGGAGTCGGTGGGATTGAAGCGGAAGCGGGCATGCTCGGACAGCCGTCATTCTTCCCAGTACCTGAAGTCATCGGTGTTCGTATTACAGGTGAGATGCACCCAGGAACGACAGCAACAGACGTTGCCCTTCGTGTAACGGAAATGCTCCGTCAAGAGAACGTCGTTGGTAAATTCGTCGAGTTCTTCGGTCCATCACTCCACTTAATGTCACTTTCTGACCGGGCAACAATCGCAAACATGGCGCCAGAATACGGTGCAACATGTGGATTCTTCCCAGTTGATACAGAGACATTGACGTACCTTCGTTTGACAGGTCGCGATGAAGCATTGATCGAAAAAGTCGAAAACTATTCGAAAGCAAACGGTTTGTTCTACACGCCACAAAACGAAGATCCAACGTTCACGAAAACGGTCGAACTCGATCTTTCAACGATTGTTCCTGCGCTTGCTGGACCAAAACGTCCACAAGACCGGATTGATTTGACGGATGTCCATACATCATTCAAAAAAGCGTTGACGGCTCCACAAGGAAACGCTGGATTTGGTCTTGCAGAAGAAGAAGCAAACAAAGTCGCAGTCGTTCAGTTCGAAGACGAAGCGGTTGAGATGCGTACTGGTGATGTGGCGATTGCTGCAATCACGAGCTGTACGAACACATCAAACCCATACGTCATGATTGGTGCGGGACTCGTCGCGAAAAAAGCGATCGAACTCGGTCTTTCAGTTCCGAAATACGTCAAAACATCGCTTGCGCCAGGATCGAAGGTCGTTACGGATTACCTCGAGAAATCAGGACTCCAAACGTATCTCGACGAACTCGGCTTCAACACAGTCGGTTACGGCTGTACGACATGTATCGGTAACTCGGGTCCACTTGACCGCGCTGTTGAAGATGCGATCCTCGGTTCAGACTTGCTCGTTTCGTCTGTCCTCTCAGGAAACCGTAACTTCGAAGGTCGTGTCCACCCGCTCGTCAAAGCGAACTACTTGGCTTCACCGCCACTCGTCGTCGCATATGCACTTGCAGGAACAGTCGACGTCGATATCATGAACGCGTCACTCGGGACAGGCAAAGACGGACAAGAAGTCTTCTTCGCTGACATCTGGCCTTCACGTGATGAGATCCAAACGATCATCAACACGGTCGTCACACCAGAAAGCTTCCGTGCAGAATACGATTCAGTCTTCACAGGAAACGAACGCTGGAACAACCTTGACGTGCCAACAGGCGATCAGTATGACTTCGACGGTGAGTCGACATATATTCAAAACCCACCATTCTTCGAGAACTTGGCGAAGGAAGCGGGTCAAGTCGAAGCACTCAACGGACTCCGTGTCTTCGGTAAGTTCGCTGATTCAGTCACGACGGACCACATCTCACCAGCTGGTTCATTCTCGAAAACGACACCAGCCGGTCAATACCTCGTCAACAAAGGGGTTGCACCAAAAGACTTCAACTCATACGGTTCACGTCGTGGTAACCACGAAATCATGATGCGCGGAACGTTCGCGAACATCCGCATCCGTAACCAAGTAGCACCAGGTACAGAAGGTGGCTTCACGACGTACTGGCCAACAGGCGAAACGATGGCGATGTACGATGCTGCGATGAAGTACAAAGAAGATGGTACAGGTCTCGTCATCCTCGCTGGTAAAGACTACGGTATGGGTTCTTCACGTGACTGGGCAGCAAAAGGAACGAACTTGCTCGGCGTTAAAGCCGTCATCGCGGAGAGCTTCGAGCGGATTCACCGTTCAAACCTCGTCATGATGGGTGTTCTGCCACTTCAATACGTGGCAGGCACAACAGCTGAAACACTTGGTTTAACAGGTGAAGAAGCGATCAGTATCGCAATCGATGAGTCTGTTCGTCCACGTGACATCGTTAAAGTCACGGCAACAGCGGCAGATGGAAAAGTCACTGAATTCGAAGCGATTGCTCGTTTCGACTCAGAAGTCGACATCGATTACTATCGTCACGGCGGGATCTTACCAATGGTCCTTCGTGAGCGTCTCCAACAAGCATAA
- a CDS encoding AAA family ATPase, translating into MEAFSKEEMFNQIKAWEEGAKVEEVLALRYAQSSRLLGETEALVRILALLVEHRYIMTGRLDALAESWMQEIRQHGRLPARLEQLLTEQQLQSTYQRLVAHTFPTIRETDNANAKRSATKELILQASQIVEETDQIVELTERLRRLDAERWTELFDAGTALLRSSATLEQTAQTFVDSLQERFYSREAFREMTELKATTIQDLKRVVALLPVESKQVERSALEELDAMIGLEDIKQRVHHMYRFLKYQQKRSEDGYRSSDQPSLHMIFMGNPGTGKTTLARLMAKIYHELGLLERPEVVETDRSSLVGAFVGQTEEQVMSKVREAVGGVLFIDEAYALKRAGQSGNDYGQAAIDTLVAAMTSGEYAGRFAVVLAGYPEEMRDFLKANPGLRSRFPESNHYLLADYTDQELLAIGRSIATANDYVLTEQAERALLGRLERERVDASFGNGRAVRNIVLDAIFKKGASLGESASHEDFALLEQEDFEMVQEPDATVEERIASLVGLSDLKDELKQIEALLSMQKRRREAGYKVLPVELHAVFSGNSGTGKTTVAQLYADVLRQCGYLKRGHLKVVSRADLVSGYVGQTAQKTRDAIRDALGGVLFIDEAYALNGGANDFGKEAIDTLVDEMTKHQDNLVVVLAGYEQQMNALLASNPGLKSRFKRSFHFPNYSPDELIQIIEGYAARFGYELTEDARQTLTEKIDVVPNGNARAAITIVEQAIAKQSMRLIDKVSLSGSEWSYLEKEDF; encoded by the coding sequence ATGGAAGCATTCTCGAAAGAGGAGATGTTCAATCAAATCAAGGCGTGGGAAGAGGGCGCGAAAGTTGAGGAGGTGCTTGCGCTACGTTATGCCCAAAGTAGTCGGCTACTTGGAGAAACGGAAGCACTCGTCCGTATCTTAGCGTTACTTGTCGAGCATCGCTATATCATGACAGGACGACTGGACGCCTTAGCTGAGAGCTGGATGCAAGAAATCCGTCAGCATGGTCGCTTGCCAGCACGTCTTGAGCAGTTATTAACGGAGCAACAACTACAAAGTACGTATCAGCGTCTCGTCGCGCATACGTTCCCGACGATTCGTGAGACGGACAATGCAAACGCGAAACGATCTGCGACAAAGGAACTGATTCTCCAAGCGAGCCAAATCGTCGAGGAGACGGATCAAATCGTCGAACTGACAGAACGACTTCGTCGGCTAGATGCCGAACGCTGGACGGAACTGTTTGATGCTGGAACGGCATTGCTACGTTCGAGTGCAACGCTCGAGCAGACGGCGCAGACATTCGTCGATAGCTTACAAGAACGCTTCTATTCCCGAGAAGCGTTCCGTGAGATGACGGAATTGAAGGCGACGACGATTCAGGATCTTAAGCGTGTCGTTGCCTTACTTCCCGTCGAAAGCAAACAAGTTGAACGATCAGCACTCGAGGAACTCGACGCAATGATTGGTCTCGAAGACATTAAACAACGGGTCCACCACATGTATCGTTTTTTGAAGTACCAACAAAAACGGTCGGAAGACGGCTATCGTTCAAGTGATCAACCATCGCTACACATGATCTTCATGGGGAACCCGGGGACCGGGAAAACGACGCTTGCCCGTTTGATGGCGAAGATCTATCATGAACTTGGACTACTCGAACGACCAGAAGTCGTCGAGACGGATCGTTCGTCGCTCGTCGGTGCCTTCGTCGGACAAACGGAAGAACAAGTCATGAGCAAAGTCCGGGAAGCTGTCGGAGGTGTACTCTTCATCGATGAAGCCTACGCCTTAAAGCGTGCCGGACAAAGTGGAAACGACTATGGGCAGGCAGCGATCGATACGCTCGTCGCTGCGATGACGAGTGGGGAATATGCGGGACGGTTTGCAGTCGTCCTCGCTGGTTATCCGGAAGAGATGCGTGATTTCCTGAAGGCAAATCCCGGACTACGAAGCCGTTTCCCGGAATCGAATCATTATCTGCTTGCAGACTATACGGATCAAGAGCTGCTCGCGATCGGACGCTCGATTGCGACGGCAAATGATTACGTCTTGACGGAACAAGCAGAGCGGGCGTTGCTCGGTCGGCTCGAGCGGGAGCGCGTCGACGCGAGTTTCGGAAACGGACGGGCGGTTCGCAATATCGTGCTTGATGCGATCTTCAAGAAGGGAGCAAGCCTTGGAGAGAGTGCCAGTCACGAAGACTTTGCCTTACTCGAACAAGAAGATTTCGAGATGGTGCAAGAACCGGACGCGACGGTGGAAGAACGGATCGCTTCGCTCGTCGGATTGTCTGATCTAAAGGATGAATTGAAACAGATCGAAGCCTTATTATCAATGCAAAAACGCCGTCGTGAAGCCGGTTATAAGGTATTACCGGTCGAACTGCATGCGGTCTTTAGCGGCAATAGTGGAACCGGTAAGACGACTGTCGCTCAGCTTTATGCCGATGTCTTACGACAATGCGGCTATTTAAAACGCGGACACTTGAAAGTCGTCAGCCGAGCTGACCTCGTCTCCGGATATGTCGGACAGACCGCGCAAAAGACACGCGACGCGATTCGAGACGCGCTGGGTGGTGTCTTATTCATTGATGAAGCCTATGCGTTAAACGGTGGAGCAAATGACTTTGGGAAGGAAGCAATCGATACGCTTGTGGATGAGATGACGAAACATCAAGACAATCTCGTTGTTGTTCTTGCTGGTTACGAGCAACAAATGAACGCCTTGCTCGCGAGTAATCCGGGATTGAAGTCGCGCTTCAAGCGGTCGTTCCACTTCCCAAATTATTCGCCAGACGAGTTGATTCAAATCATTGAAGGATATGCGGCACGATTCGGATATGAGCTGACGGAGGACGCGCGACAGACGCTTACCGAGAAAATCGATGTCGTTCCGAACGGAAACGCACGGGCGGCGATCACGATTGTCGAACAGGCGATCGCGAAACAATCGATGCGATTAATTGACAAAGTTAGCTTATCCGGTTCAGAATGGTCCTATCTTGAAAAAGAGGATTTTTAA
- a CDS encoding purine/pyrimidine permease, protein MKQTTSTFQWIVFLLANTIALPIVVASLFDLSSVETAALVQRSFFVGGIACFLHGAFGHRLPIVSGPAGSWVSIFVVIAALPVDSKTAFTIAMAAVVIAGIVLIILGLTGWTKYLLPVFTPLVSGTFLLLLCIQLTGVMLGAVLAVEATRLAGIITFLLVLGLSQFGPSRLRPFALMIGILVGWLVSRPSLPTSSSLFAPPQALPFGWPQFDGSAFLVAIPFAILLVVNLIAALSAVEATLQKQGRLHQGLSIEGVIHLLAATFSTLVPVPLPITSGFIAQTDSRKRRPFLIASLVIALIGFFPSLIGIIATLPRSVASAALLATLPHMFLIAWQSAESNMENSRRRHAFAISAVIGISILLQSTVIAEVLPLTLRPFLSNGLLVGTMLVLGFEIVEKVRSRRAKQADRLAS, encoded by the coding sequence ATGAAACAAACGACTTCTACTTTCCAGTGGATCGTCTTCTTACTTGCGAACACGATTGCCTTACCGATCGTCGTCGCTAGTCTGTTCGACCTCTCCTCAGTCGAAACAGCTGCCCTTGTCCAACGGTCGTTCTTTGTAGGCGGGATTGCCTGTTTCCTACACGGCGCTTTCGGCCACCGGCTTCCAATCGTATCGGGACCTGCCGGATCATGGGTCAGTATCTTCGTCGTCATCGCCGCACTACCGGTCGATTCAAAAACAGCCTTTACGATTGCGATGGCAGCCGTTGTAATTGCCGGTATCGTCCTTATCATTCTCGGTTTGACAGGATGGACGAAATACTTATTACCCGTCTTCACACCGCTCGTCAGCGGAACGTTTTTGCTTTTATTATGTATTCAATTAACAGGCGTCATGCTTGGTGCCGTCCTCGCCGTCGAAGCAACACGTCTCGCTGGTATCATCACGTTCTTACTTGTGCTCGGACTCAGCCAATTCGGACCGAGTCGCTTACGTCCGTTCGCCTTGATGATCGGAATTCTCGTCGGTTGGCTCGTCAGCCGTCCGTCACTTCCTACGTCGTCTAGTTTGTTTGCACCACCGCAAGCGTTACCGTTCGGATGGCCACAGTTTGACGGCAGTGCATTCCTTGTCGCGATTCCGTTCGCGATCTTGCTCGTCGTCAATTTGATCGCTGCCTTAAGCGCCGTCGAAGCAACGCTTCAAAAACAAGGACGTCTGCACCAAGGCTTGTCGATCGAAGGTGTCATTCATTTACTCGCTGCTACGTTCTCGACGCTCGTTCCTGTGCCATTACCCATCACGAGTGGATTCATCGCACAAACAGATAGCCGGAAACGTCGTCCGTTCTTGATTGCCTCACTCGTCATCGCACTGATTGGTTTCTTCCCAAGCTTGATCGGGATCATCGCAACATTGCCGCGGAGCGTCGCGAGTGCAGCGTTGCTTGCGACATTGCCACACATGTTCCTGATTGCTTGGCAGTCTGCTGAAAGTAACATGGAGAATAGCCGTCGCCGCCATGCGTTTGCGATCAGTGCCGTCATCGGCATCAGTATCTTGTTACAATCAACCGTCATCGCTGAAGTCCTGCCTTTGACGCTTCGTCCGTTTCTCAGTAATGGATTGCTCGTCGGAACGATGCTTGTGCTCGGTTTCGAAATTGTCGAAAAGGTTCGTTCACGTCGTGCAAAACAAGCGGATCGATTGGCGAGCTAA
- a CDS encoding DUF3939 domain-containing protein produces MNRFKKWFQPKEDRPLPMRDVTLDEVKQATHAFESELPKGTNRTVLLDNEQRIDLKQLEPYLKARSTQVFYMSRETFTIMEAKDRELVYEMDHVQVAVDRYFDRVKKLPLKPYSKTFQVDCAMLFQDGYLREMPHHSYYLVDESMIVSLTPKEA; encoded by the coding sequence ATGAATCGATTCAAGAAGTGGTTTCAACCGAAGGAAGACCGACCGTTGCCGATGCGTGACGTGACGCTTGATGAAGTCAAACAAGCGACGCATGCGTTTGAATCTGAACTACCGAAAGGGACGAATCGGACAGTGCTTCTAGATAATGAGCAGCGGATCGACCTGAAACAGCTGGAGCCGTATTTGAAAGCACGCTCGACACAAGTGTTTTACATGTCGCGTGAGACATTCACCATCATGGAAGCAAAAGACCGGGAACTTGTCTATGAGATGGATCATGTCCAGGTTGCTGTCGATCGCTATTTTGACCGGGTGAAAAAACTTCCTTTGAAACCGTATAGCAAAACGTTTCAAGTCGACTGTGCGATGTTGTTTCAGGATGGTTATTTACGTGAAATGCCACATCATAGTTATTACTTGGTTGATGAGTCGATGATCGTCTCGCTGACGCCGAAGGAAGCGTAA
- a CDS encoding RtcB family protein → MKTIQGTYGEAKIFTDNVDELTIKQVTAMLEEQFATDSRVRIMPDCHAGKGSVIGTTMHVTDEVVPNLVGVDIGCGMLCTRLAGQGPIDFAELDATIQHLIPSGMSVRQQAHPLSEQVPFDQVLAPFNETRARLSIGTLGGGNHFIELNQDAAGQRYLVIHSGSRNLGKTIAEHYQAEAETARFQFDAGQIIEELKQQGRESDIQATLQQLKEKRSTFNKDLASVSGETMERYLHDLKIAQRYAALNRQAMTEVIFEAMGWTVVDQFDTIHNYIDLDAMILRKGAISAKAGERAIIPMNMRDGSLIVVGKGNPDWNYSAPHGAGRIMSRSKAFKTVELDAFEKTMTDVWSSSVVASTRDESPFVYKPMDEIIRNTKETVDVVEIIKPLYNFKAK, encoded by the coding sequence ATGAAAACGATTCAAGGCACATATGGGGAAGCAAAGATTTTCACGGACAACGTCGACGAACTGACGATTAAGCAAGTAACAGCCATGTTGGAGGAACAATTTGCGACAGATAGTCGCGTTCGGATCATGCCGGATTGTCACGCTGGAAAAGGGTCCGTCATCGGAACGACGATGCATGTGACGGACGAGGTCGTACCGAATCTCGTCGGTGTCGATATCGGTTGCGGCATGTTATGTACACGACTTGCTGGACAGGGACCAATCGACTTTGCAGAGCTTGACGCAACGATCCAGCATCTCATTCCAAGTGGCATGTCGGTGCGTCAGCAAGCCCATCCATTGTCAGAACAGGTACCGTTTGATCAAGTACTTGCACCGTTCAACGAGACACGGGCACGGTTGTCGATCGGGACGCTCGGTGGAGGGAATCATTTCATCGAACTGAACCAGGATGCAGCAGGACAGCGCTATCTCGTGATTCATTCCGGCAGTCGCAACCTTGGGAAGACGATCGCTGAACATTATCAGGCAGAAGCCGAGACGGCACGCTTCCAATTTGATGCGGGTCAAATCATTGAGGAATTAAAGCAGCAGGGGCGCGAATCGGATATTCAGGCGACCTTGCAGCAATTGAAGGAAAAACGATCTACGTTTAACAAAGATTTAGCATCTGTTTCCGGAGAAACGATGGAGCGTTACCTCCATGATCTTAAGATAGCCCAACGATACGCAGCATTAAACCGTCAAGCGATGACCGAAGTCATTTTCGAGGCGATGGGATGGACGGTAGTGGATCAGTTCGATACGATCCACAACTACATTGATCTTGATGCGATGATTTTAAGAAAAGGTGCCATCTCTGCGAAAGCCGGCGAGCGGGCAATCATTCCGATGAACATGCGCGATGGCTCCTTGATCGTCGTCGGAAAAGGAAACCCTGATTGGAATTATTCCGCGCCACACGGAGCAGGACGCATCATGTCACGATCTAAAGCGTTCAAAACAGTTGAACTCGATGCATTCGAAAAGACGATGACCGATGTCTGGTCAAGTTCTGTCGTCGCGTCGACGCGTGACGAGTCGCCTTTCGTCTATAAACCGATGGACGAAATCATTCGCAATACGAAAGAAACGGTCGATGTCGTCGAGATCATTAAACCGCTATACAACTTTAAGGCAAAGTGA